The Rhodothermaceae bacterium genomic interval AGAATTCGCATAAATCCTACCCCTATATATCTCCTTCTGCAGGTCTGAGTAATAATTCTTCGACAACAGTACGGGAACTCAGCCTCCATGCGTCAACGATGCAACGAGCAACATCCTCTGGAGACATAAACCGATCTTCTGGTAACGTGGTCCCAGCCCAGCTTGGCGTGAGCGTAGCCCCTGGAAGAATTGTTGTAATCCGCACGCCCGTGTCGAGCGTCTCGGCCCGAATAGCTCTAGCGAGTCCGAGTAGCCCATGCTTTGCCGCACAATATGCGGATGCACCTGCATAACCCTTTATGGATGCTACGGATCCGACAAAGAACACGTGACCCGATGTGGCTGCAATCATGGTAGGAAGCAGGTTTTTCGTGACCAGGAAACATCCGGTCAGATTCGATTCAATCTGCTCCTTAAATAGATCCGGCGCGGTGTCCAGAAATGGTTTCCCCACGAAATGCCCTGCATTGTTGACAAGCACATCTGGAGATGATTGAAATATTTCACGGATCTCATTACAGGCACTCTCCACCTGGGCTTCATCCGTGATATCGCATATTAATGGGTGAGCATTTGTTGAATTTGCTACCGCCTCCAAACGGCTTTCTGAGCGCCCAATCAGGACCATCTCATGGGAGCCGTCTTGGTAAA includes:
- a CDS encoding SDR family oxidoreductase, whose translation is MAKIVITGASSGIGAAIAKSFYQDGSHEMVLIGRSESRLEAVANSTNAHPLICDITDEAQVESACNEIREIFQSSPDVLVNNAGHFVGKPFLDTAPDLFKEQIESNLTGCFLVTKNLLPTMIAATSGHVFFVGSVASIKGYAGASAYCAAKHGLLGLARAIRAETLDTGVRITTILPGATLTPSWAGTTLPEDRFMSPEDVARCIVDAWRLSSRTVVEELLLRPAEGDI